The Fusobacterium simiae genomic sequence ACAGCTTTAATTATAATGATTCTTTTAATCATTCAACTTGGCTAACATTTATGAAGAATAGATTAGAACTTGCTAAAAAATTATTAAGTGATGATGGGAGTATATTTATAAATTTAGATTATAATGAAGTTCATTATTGTAAAGTTCTGATGGATGATATTTTTGGTAGAGAAAATTTTCAAAGAGAAATTATTTGGAGAATAGGCTGGGTATCTGGATATAAAACTTCTGTAAATAATTATATAAGAAACCATGATACTATATTATTTTATTCAAAAAATAAAGAATTCTATTTTAACAAACACTATATTTTAAATTCTGAATTTAAAAATCTTGTAAAAAAAGATAAAATAAAATCTGAATTTGAAAAATTAGGTATAGATGATAGTTTACAAAATAAACTGTTAGACATAATTAATTATAAAACGAGACCAGAACGTTATCCATTAGAAGATATATGGAATGCAAATGAGTATGATGATCTTAATAGTATAGCAATAGTAAGCTATTCAGGAGAATCTGTATCTAAAATGTTAAAAATAGAAAATGATATAAAAGGACAAAAATCTGAAAAATTAATTGAAAGAATAATAAAAAATTCAACAAAGGAAGGAGATATAGTCTTAGACTTTCATTTAGGCTCAGGAACAACTTGTGCAGTAGCACACAAAATGGGTAGAAGGTACATAGGTATAGAGCAAATGGATTATATAGAAAATATAACTGTTGAGAGAATGAAAAAAGTCATAGAGGGTGAACAAGGTGGAATATCTAAAGCAGTTAATTGGCAAGGTGGAGGTTCATTTGTCTATTGTGAATTAAAAGAAGATGCTAATACTTTATTAAGAATGATTGAAGAAGCAACTGAAAAAAATATTACCAGTATTAAGGAAAAAATATATAAAGATGATAGAATTATCCCTTATCTAACAAGTGAAGAACTTGAAAAAGTGAATAAAGATTTTGAAAATTTAGAATTAAAAGATAAAAAGAAAGTTTTGATGGAACTTATTGATAAAAATAAGTTATATGTAAATTATTCTGATATGGAAGATGAAAAATATTCCGTAAGTGAAGAGGATAAAAAATTTACAAATTCATTTTATAATCATAAAAAAGGTGATGTAAAATGAATGAAAAATTTTTATATGAAAAATTAGATTTTTATAAAGAAGAAAATTTTTTAAAAGATTTACCAGAAATAATAGAAAAAGGTCTATCTGAAAGCATTTTATTGAGAGAATATCAAAAAGATGCTTTCCAATATTTTGTAACTTACTTTGAAAAAGATACTTTAAGAAAAAAAAAGCAGTTGCATACTCTTTTTCATATGGCAACAGGTTCTGGAAAAACTGTTATTATAGCAGGTCTTATCTTATATCTTTATACAAAAGGATATAATAATTTTTTATTTTTTGTAAATCAAACGAATATAATTGAAAAAACTAAAGATAACTTTTTTAATGAGTTTTCTACTAAATATCTTTTTAATAAAAATGTAGAGTATCTAGGTCAAAAAATAAAGATGAATATGGTAGATTCTTTTGAAAATTCTTTATTGAACAGTCAAGATATTAATATTTGTTTTACAACTACTCAAAAATTACATTTAGATTTATTTGAAAGTAAAGAAAATTCATTGACTTATGCTAGTTTTGAAGATAATAAAGTTGTATTTATTTCAGATGAGAGTCATCATATAAACTCTAGCACAAAAAAATTGAATAAGACAGAAGAAAATGAAAAAAAGACTTGGGAAGATTCTATTATGAAAGCTTTTTATAGCAATAAAGAATCGATAATGTTAGAATTTACAGCAACGGCTGATTTGAGAAATAAAAATATCGAAAACAAGTATAAAGATAAAATTATTTTTAATTATCCCTTGAAAAGTTTTAGAGAAAGCTGTTACACAAAAGAATTTCAAAATATTTCTACTGATACGAATTTATGGGAAAGAACTGTTATTGCAATAATTTTGAGTGAGTATAGAAAATATTTATTTGCAGATTTAAAATTGAATATAAAACCAGTATTAATGTTAAAATCTGACAAAATAGAAAATTCTAAAAGTTTTTATGAAGAATTTGTAGAAAAAATAAAAACTTTAAGTACTGAAGAGCTAGAAAAAATTTCAACTGAAACAGATATAGATATATTAAAAAAAGCATTTGAATATTTTACAAAAAAAGGTAATGCTTTTAATTTTCTACTTCATTCCATAAAAGATAGTTTTTCTGAAAATAA encodes the following:
- a CDS encoding site-specific DNA-methyltransferase, translated to MDPPYNTGNDSFNYNDSFNHSTWLTFMKNRLELAKKLLSDDGSIFINLDYNEVHYCKVLMDDIFGRENFQREIIWRIGWVSGYKTSVNNYIRNHDTILFYSKNKEFYFNKHYILNSEFKNLVKKDKIKSEFEKLGIDDSLQNKLLDIINYKTRPERYPLEDIWNANEYDDLNSIAIVSYSGESVSKMLKIENDIKGQKSEKLIERIIKNSTKEGDIVLDFHLGSGTTCAVAHKMGRRYIGIEQMDYIENITVERMKKVIEGEQGGISKAVNWQGGGSFVYCELKEDANTLLRMIEEATEKNITSIKEKIYKDDRIIPYLTSEELEKVNKDFENLELKDKKKVLMELIDKNKLYVNYSDMEDEKYSVSEEDKKFTNSFYNHKKGDVK